The Streptomyces puniciscabiei genomic interval TCGGCCTGGACGAGGCCTTCGTGGAGAAGTACTTCAACGGCACCGCCACCAAGATCGGCGGCGTCGGCATCGACGTCATCGCCAAGGAGGTCGCCGCCCGCCACGCCAAGGCCTACCCGGCCTCCGGCATCGCTCCGGCGCACCGCGCGCTGGAGATCGGCGGCGAGTACCAGTGGCGCCGTGAGGGCGAGCCGCACCTGTTCGACCCGGAGACGGTCTTCCGCCTGCAGCACTCCACGCGCACGGGCCGGTACGACATCTTCAAGAAGTACACGTCCCGTGTGAACGAGCAGTCCGAGCGCCTGATGACGCTGCGCGGCCTGTTCGGCTTCAAGTCCGGCCGCGCCCCGATCTCCATCGACGAGGTGGAGCCGGCGAGCGAGATCGTCAAGCGGTTCTCGACGGGCGCCATGTCGTACGGCTCCATCTCCAAGGAGGCGCACGAGACCCTCGCCATCGCCATGAACCAGCTGGGCGGCAAGTCCAACACCGGTGAGGGCGGCGAGGACCCGGAGCGCCTGTACGACCCGGCGCGCCGCTCGGCGATCAAGCAGGTCGCCTCCGGCCGCTTCGGCGTCACCTCCGAGTACCTGGTCAACGCGGACGACATCCAGATCAAGATGGCCCAGGGCGCCAAGCCCGGCGAGGGCGGCCAGCTGCCCGGCCACAAGGTCTACCCGTGGGTCGCGAAGACCCGTCACTCGACGCCGGGTGTCGGTCTGATCTCGCCGCCGCCGCACCACGACATCTACTCCATCGAGGACCTGGCCCAGCTGATCCACGACCTGAAGAACGCGAACCCGCAGGCGCGGATTCACGTCAAGCTGGTCTCGGAGGTCGGCGTCGGCACGGTCGCCGCGGGTGTCTCCAAGGCGCACGCGGACGTGGTGCTGATCTCCGGCCACGACGGCGGTACGGGTGCCTCCCCGCTGACGTCGCTGAAGCACGCCGGTGGTCCCTGGGAGCTCGGTCTCGCCGAGACCCAGCAGACGCTGCTGCTCAACGGCCTGCGCGACCGGATCGTCGTGCAGACCGACGGCCAGCTGAAGACCGGCCGTGACGTCGTCATCGCCGCGCTGCTCGGCGCCGAGGAGTTCGGTTTCGCCACCGCGCCGCTCGTCGTCTCCGGCTGCGTGATGATGCGCGTCTGCCACCTGGACACCTGCCCGGTCGGCATCGCCACCCAGAACCCGGCCCTGCGCGACCGCTTCGCCGGCAAGGCCGAGTACGTGGTGAACTTCTTCCAGTTCATCGCCGAGGAGGTCCGCGAGCTGCTGGCCGAGCTGGGCTTCCGCTCCATCGAGGAGGCCGTCGGCCACGCCGAGGTGCTGGACGTCGAGCGCGCCGTCGACCACTGGAAGGCGCAGGGCCTGGACCTGGAGCCGCTGTTCCACGTGCCCGAGCTGCCCGAGGGCGCGGTGCGCCACCAGGTGGTCGAGCAGGACCACGGCCTGGAGAAGGCGCTGGACAACGAGCTGATCAAGCTCGCCGCCGACGCCCTGGCCGCGAACGACGCCACCGAGGCGCAGCCGGTGCGCGCCCAGGTCGCCATCCGCAACATCAACCGCACGGTCGGCACCATGCTCGGCCACGAGGTGACCAAGAAGTTCGGCGGCGCGGGCCTGCCCGACGACACCATCGACATCACCTTCACCGGCTCCGCCGGCCAGTCCTTCGGCGCGTTCCTGCCGCGCGGTGTCACGCTGCGCCTGGAGGGCGACGCCAACGACTACGTCGGCAAGGGCCTCTCGGGTGGCCGGGTCGTCGTCCGCCCGGACCGTGCGGCCGACCACCTCGCCGAGTACTCGACCATCGCGGGCAACACCATCGCCTACGGCGCCACCGGCGGCGAGCTGTTCCTGCGCGGCCGTACCGGTGAGCGGTTCTGCGTCCGCAACTCCGGCGCGCTGGTCGTCTCCGAGGGCGTGGGCGACCACGGCTGCGAGTACATGACCGGCGGTCACGCGGTCGTCCTCGGCCCGACCGGCCGCAACTTCGCGGCGGGCATGTCCGGCGGCATCGCCTACGTCATCGACCTCGACCGCGACAACGTCAACGTCGGCAACGTCGAGTCGGTGGAGGCGCTGGACGACACGGACAAGCAGTGGCTGCACGACGTGGTGCGCCGCCACGCCGAGGAGACCGGCTCGACGGTCGCCGAGAAGCTGCTCGCCGACTGGGACGCGGCCGTGGAGCGGTTCAGCAAGATCATTCCCAGCACGTACAAGGCAGTGCTCGCCGCCAAGGACGCCGCCGAGCGAGCCGGTCTGACCGAGACCGAGATCACCGAGAAGATGATGGAGGCGGCGATCAATGGCTGACCCGAAGGGCTTCCTGAACCACGGCCGCGAGGTCGCCAAGACCCGCCCCGTCGCCGAGCGGGTCAAGGACTGGAACGAGGTCTACGTCCCCGGCTCCCTGCTGCCGATCATCAGCAAGCAGGCCAGCCGGTGCATGGACTGCGGCATCCCGTTCTGCCACAACGGCTGTCCGCTGGGGAACCTGATCCCCGAGTGGAACGACTACGCCTACCGCGAGGACTGGGCGGCCGCCCAGGAGCGCCTGCACGCGACCAACAACTTCCCGGAGTTCACCGGTCGCCTCTGCCCGGCCCCCTGTGAGTCGGCGTGCGTGCTCGGCATCAACCAGCCGCCGGTCACCATCAAGAACGTCGAGGTCTCGATCATCGACAAGGCCTGGGAGACCGGGGACGTCGCCCCGCAGATCCCCGAGCGCCTCTCCGGCAAGACGGTCGCGGTCATCGGCTCCGGCCCGGCGGGTCTCGCCGCCGCCCAGCAGCTGACCCGGGCCGGCCACACCGTCGCCGTCTACGAGCGCGCGGACCGCATCGGAGGCCTCCTGCGGTACGGCATCCCCGAGTTCAAGATGGAGAAGCGGCACATCAACCGCCGTATCGAGCAGATGCGCGCGGAGGGCACCCGCTTCCGCACCGGCATCGAGATCGGCCGCGACCTCAAGGCGACCGACCTGAAGAAGCGGTACGACGCGATCGTGATCGCCGCCGGCGCCACGACCGCCCGTGACCTGCCGGTGCCGGGCCGTGAGCTCAAGGGCATCCACCAGGCCATGGAGTACCTGCCCCTGGCGAACAAGGTCCAGGAGGGCGACTACGTCACCCCGCCGATCTCGGCCGAGGGCAAGCACGTCGTCGTGATCGGCGGCGGTGACACCGGCGCGGACTGCGTGGGCACCGCCCACCGGCAGGGCGCGGCCTCCGTCACCCAGCTGGAGATCATGCCCCGCCCGAACGACGAGCGGCACCCGGTCAACCAGCCCTGGCCGACCTTCCCGA includes:
- the gltB gene encoding glutamate synthase large subunit; the encoded protein is MRTPRQPSQHSANGQNWSFMDARPAAQGMYDPRNEHDACGVGFVATLTGEASHTLVEQALTVLRNLEHRGATGSEPDSGDGAGILSQVPDAFFREVAGFDLPAAGSYAVGIAFLPEEGTADAVSKIETIATEEGLTVLGWREVPVAPELLGATARSTMPVFRQVFVTDGASEGIALDRKAFVLRKRAEREVGVYFPSLSARTIVYKGMLTTGQLEPFFPDLSDRRFASAVALVHSRFSTNTFPSWPLAHPYRFVAHNGEINTVKGNRNWMRARESQLVSDLFGPQEKLDRIFPVCTPDASDSASFDEVLELLHLGGRSLPHSVLMMIPEAWENHDSMDPARRAFYQFHSTMMEPWDGPACVTFTDGTQVGAVLDRNGLRPGRYWVTDDGLVVLGSEVGVLDIDPAKVVRKGRLQPGRMFLVDTAEHRIIEDDEIKASLAGEKPYAEWLEAGEIELGDLPEREHIVHTHASVTRRQQTFGYTEEELRVILAPMARAGAEPIGSMGTDSPIAALSERPRLLFDYFTQLFAQVTNPPLDAIREELVTSLRSSLGPEGNLLEPTAASCRSVTLPFPVIDNDELAKLIHINADGDMPGFKAATLSGLYRVSGGGDALAARIEEICAEADAAIENGARLIVLSDRHSDAEHAPIPSLLLTAAVHHHLIRTKQRTQVGLLVEAGDVREVHHVALLIGYGAAAVNPYLAMESVEDLLRAGTFLNGLEPEKAIKNLIYALGKGVLKVMSKMGISTVASYRGAQVFEAVGLDEAFVEKYFNGTATKIGGVGIDVIAKEVAARHAKAYPASGIAPAHRALEIGGEYQWRREGEPHLFDPETVFRLQHSTRTGRYDIFKKYTSRVNEQSERLMTLRGLFGFKSGRAPISIDEVEPASEIVKRFSTGAMSYGSISKEAHETLAIAMNQLGGKSNTGEGGEDPERLYDPARRSAIKQVASGRFGVTSEYLVNADDIQIKMAQGAKPGEGGQLPGHKVYPWVAKTRHSTPGVGLISPPPHHDIYSIEDLAQLIHDLKNANPQARIHVKLVSEVGVGTVAAGVSKAHADVVLISGHDGGTGASPLTSLKHAGGPWELGLAETQQTLLLNGLRDRIVVQTDGQLKTGRDVVIAALLGAEEFGFATAPLVVSGCVMMRVCHLDTCPVGIATQNPALRDRFAGKAEYVVNFFQFIAEEVRELLAELGFRSIEEAVGHAEVLDVERAVDHWKAQGLDLEPLFHVPELPEGAVRHQVVEQDHGLEKALDNELIKLAADALAANDATEAQPVRAQVAIRNINRTVGTMLGHEVTKKFGGAGLPDDTIDITFTGSAGQSFGAFLPRGVTLRLEGDANDYVGKGLSGGRVVVRPDRAADHLAEYSTIAGNTIAYGATGGELFLRGRTGERFCVRNSGALVVSEGVGDHGCEYMTGGHAVVLGPTGRNFAAGMSGGIAYVIDLDRDNVNVGNVESVEALDDTDKQWLHDVVRRHAEETGSTVAEKLLADWDAAVERFSKIIPSTYKAVLAAKDAAERAGLTETEITEKMMEAAING
- a CDS encoding glutamate synthase subunit beta; the encoded protein is MADPKGFLNHGREVAKTRPVAERVKDWNEVYVPGSLLPIISKQASRCMDCGIPFCHNGCPLGNLIPEWNDYAYREDWAAAQERLHATNNFPEFTGRLCPAPCESACVLGINQPPVTIKNVEVSIIDKAWETGDVAPQIPERLSGKTVAVIGSGPAGLAAAQQLTRAGHTVAVYERADRIGGLLRYGIPEFKMEKRHINRRIEQMRAEGTRFRTGIEIGRDLKATDLKKRYDAIVIAAGATTARDLPVPGRELKGIHQAMEYLPLANKVQEGDYVTPPISAEGKHVVVIGGGDTGADCVGTAHRQGAASVTQLEIMPRPNDERHPVNQPWPTFPMLYKVTSAHEEGGERVYSVSTTHFEGDEDGNVQWLHLTEVEFVDGKLTSKPGTERKIPAQLVTLAMGFTGTDRENGLVEQFGLDLDERGNIARDADFQTNVPGVFVAGDAGRGQSLIVWAIAEGRSAARGVDRFLTGASDLPAPIRPTDRALAV